From Candidatus Pedobacter colombiensis, one genomic window encodes:
- a CDS encoding S46 family peptidase, translating into MNKKTLITSLLTCSLLTVGILQSGYKPWEEGMFPLSEIHKLDLKKAGLKISQNEIYNPNGTSLVDALVNVGGCTGSFISNQGLIITNHHCAFSAVQLASTPEHDYLTNGFVAATHEQEIQAKGLTCRITDSYEDVSDRVLGAVAQITDPSSRLKLINDAMKNIVIEAEKKDPSIKAEVSEMFIGKTYVLFRYKTIQDVRLVYVPNRQIGEYGGETDNWVWPRHTGDFSFMRAYVAPDGKPAKYAKNNIPYTPKKFLKVNPNGTNEEDFVFILGYPGKTFRHRPAQFIEYQQQFLLPYVSNLYDFQNTTMENAGKKDKATEIKLATRIKRNANVLKNYRGKLQGLKGIDLISQKKTEDAALAKFINSNVDVKARYGTLMSDIDNLYKLINGDAKRDLWLTQIYSSTSLLGVSKNINTFKAALDAQPENQKEAFFNKNKSNLKQLLAGNYEAYDIDADRTIFKKMLMDASEFSATQPINGVVKIAGSSADNEKAIDNFVNNVFNATKLKDTAYVFNTLLASSKSIAAYKDPLLSFEKDIAVQITELKPEKDRREGVLNKLMGDYVNVKEKFLKKDFIPDANSTLRLTYGYVRGYWPADASYMRPYTTIKGILEKGTSGNPEFDYPAQIRALWEAKDFGPFAKKDLKDVPVAFLYNMDTTGGNSGSPVMNAQGELIGVNFDRSYSATINDYAWNESYSRSIGVDIRYVLWVAAKIDKANFLLKEIGVKI; encoded by the coding sequence ATGAACAAAAAAACCTTAATTACATCCTTGTTAACATGCTCTCTGCTTACTGTTGGCATCTTACAATCAGGTTACAAGCCCTGGGAAGAAGGCATGTTCCCCTTAAGTGAAATCCATAAACTTGATTTAAAAAAGGCAGGATTAAAAATTAGCCAGAATGAAATTTACAATCCTAACGGAACCAGTCTTGTTGATGCACTGGTTAATGTAGGTGGATGTACAGGTTCCTTTATTTCCAACCAGGGACTAATCATCACCAATCACCATTGTGCATTTAGCGCCGTACAGCTTGCCAGCACCCCTGAACATGATTATTTAACCAATGGTTTTGTAGCGGCAACACATGAACAAGAAATTCAGGCAAAAGGATTAACATGCCGTATAACTGACAGTTATGAAGACGTATCTGATCGTGTTTTAGGTGCGGTTGCTCAAATCACAGATCCATCATCAAGGCTAAAGCTTATTAACGATGCGATGAAAAACATCGTAATTGAAGCTGAGAAAAAAGATCCTAGCATAAAAGCCGAAGTATCGGAAATGTTTATCGGAAAAACCTATGTATTATTTAGATACAAAACTATACAGGATGTTAGACTGGTGTATGTTCCGAATCGTCAGATTGGCGAATATGGAGGCGAAACAGATAACTGGGTATGGCCACGTCATACTGGAGACTTCTCTTTCATGCGTGCTTATGTAGCACCAGATGGCAAACCAGCAAAATATGCTAAAAACAATATCCCCTATACACCTAAAAAATTCTTGAAGGTAAATCCCAATGGCACAAACGAAGAAGATTTTGTATTTATTTTAGGGTATCCGGGAAAAACCTTCCGACATCGTCCTGCTCAGTTTATTGAATATCAGCAACAATTTCTATTGCCTTACGTATCAAACTTGTATGATTTCCAAAATACAACTATGGAAAATGCTGGCAAGAAGGATAAGGCTACAGAAATTAAACTGGCTACCAGGATAAAAAGAAACGCCAATGTACTAAAAAACTATCGTGGCAAACTACAAGGACTTAAAGGAATAGATTTGATCTCGCAAAAGAAGACTGAAGATGCAGCGCTTGCTAAATTCATCAACAGCAATGTTGATGTTAAAGCGCGCTATGGCACTTTAATGAGCGATATAGACAACCTTTATAAACTCATCAACGGTGATGCCAAGCGTGATCTCTGGTTAACTCAAATTTATAGTTCAACGAGCTTACTAGGCGTATCCAAAAACATCAATACGTTTAAAGCCGCACTTGATGCACAACCAGAAAATCAGAAGGAAGCCTTCTTTAATAAAAATAAGTCCAACCTAAAGCAACTTTTAGCCGGCAATTATGAAGCTTATGATATAGATGCAGACAGAACTATTTTTAAAAAGATGCTTATGGATGCTTCAGAATTCTCGGCGACACAGCCTATAAACGGAGTTGTTAAAATCGCAGGCAGCTCTGCGGACAACGAAAAAGCTATTGATAATTTTGTCAACAATGTTTTTAATGCCACCAAGCTTAAGGATACAGCCTATGTGTTTAACACATTATTGGCATCCTCAAAATCAATAGCAGCTTACAAAGACCCTCTTTTATCTTTTGAAAAAGATATTGCCGTTCAAATCACTGAGCTAAAACCTGAAAAAGACCGTCGTGAAGGGGTGTTGAATAAATTAATGGGCGATTATGTAAATGTAAAGGAGAAATTCCTGAAAAAAGACTTTATCCCTGATGCAAACAGCACCTTGCGACTTACCTACGGTTACGTAAGGGGATATTGGCCAGCAGACGCATCATATATGCGTCCTTATACGACAATCAAGGGAATACTGGAAAAAGGAACATCAGGAAACCCTGAATTTGACTATCCGGCGCAAATAAGGGCACTTTGGGAAGCTAAAGACTTTGGTCCATTTGCTAAAAAAGATTTAAAAGATGTACCTGTAGCTTTCCTTTACAATATGGATACAACCGGTGGAAACTCTGGTTCTCCGGTTATGAACGCGCAAGGCGAGCTGATCGGTGTCAATTTTGATCGCTCTTACAGTGCTACAATTAATGACTATGCCTGGAATGAAAGTTATAGCAGATCTATTGGAGTAGACATTCGTTATGTACTTTGGGTAGCAGCTAAAATTGATAAAGCGAACTTCCTTTTAAAGGAAATAGGGGTTAAGATTTAG
- a CDS encoding GAF domain-containing protein, translating into MAEDLIISKNIDKEVQYLSLIPQIAALVAGEEDQIANLANIAAALKEQFGWFWVGFYLVKGDELVLGPFQGPVACTRIKRGKGVCGASWQQNETLIVPDVDQFPGHIACASASRSEIVLPLYKGAEVIGVLDVDSEHLSHFDEVDAKYLKEIISLLNA; encoded by the coding sequence ATGGCAGAAGATTTAATTATAAGTAAAAACATTGATAAAGAGGTTCAGTACCTATCGCTTATCCCTCAGATAGCTGCATTGGTGGCAGGTGAAGAAGATCAGATTGCTAATTTAGCCAATATAGCAGCTGCTTTAAAAGAGCAGTTCGGTTGGTTTTGGGTAGGATTTTATTTGGTTAAAGGAGATGAGTTGGTGCTTGGGCCATTTCAGGGGCCTGTAGCCTGTACCAGGATAAAAAGAGGGAAGGGTGTTTGTGGTGCCTCATGGCAACAAAATGAAACATTAATTGTTCCTGATGTTGATCAGTTTCCAGGACATATCGCCTGTGCATCAGCTTCGAGGTCTGAAATTGTTTTGCCTTTGTATAAAGGAGCTGAAGTGATTGGGGTTTTAGATGTGGATAGTGAACATCTTTCTCATTTTGATGAAGTTGATGCTAAATATTTAAAGGAAATAATTAGTTTGTTGAATGCCTAA
- a CDS encoding DNA-3-methyladenine glycosylase, with protein MPKLPFSFYQDKGVNQLAVQLLGKRLCTFVDGVLTSGIIVETEAYNGIEDKASHAYGGRFTDRTKIMYEHGGIAYVYLCYGIHHLFNVVTAPQGTPHAVLIRGVEPVTGLEVMLKRRNMSVLKPNLTAGPGALAKAMGIDKKLNGKDLCGDEIWIEGDGVLFDDKQVVASSRVGVDYAGDHALLPWRYYIKGNKFVSKPNS; from the coding sequence ATGCCTAAATTGCCTTTTTCTTTTTACCAGGATAAAGGGGTTAATCAACTCGCTGTGCAGTTGTTAGGGAAGCGACTGTGTACTTTTGTTGATGGAGTGCTTACCAGCGGAATCATTGTGGAAACAGAGGCTTATAATGGTATAGAAGATAAAGCTTCTCATGCTTATGGTGGTCGCTTTACCGATCGGACTAAAATTATGTATGAGCATGGCGGAATAGCTTATGTATATCTATGTTATGGCATTCATCATTTGTTTAATGTAGTTACGGCACCCCAAGGTACTCCTCATGCGGTGTTAATTAGAGGGGTAGAGCCGGTAACTGGTTTGGAGGTGATGCTTAAGAGAAGGAATATGTCGGTTTTGAAACCTAATCTTACCGCTGGTCCAGGCGCATTAGCTAAAGCCATGGGGATCGATAAAAAATTAAATGGTAAAGATCTGTGTGGTGATGAAATATGGATCGAGGGTGATGGGGTTTTGTTTGATGATAAACAGGTTGTAGCTTCATCCAGGGTTGGAGTAGATTATGCCGGTGACCATGCCTTGCTGCCCTGGCGATATTACATAAAAGGGAACAAGTTTGTGAGCAAGCCGAATAGTTGA
- the kynU gene encoding kynureninase produces MNFENNLAFAQALDLADPLRDLRQDFLFPQQNGKPFIYLSGNSLGLQPKVARKVLDEQLNNWQNFAVEGWFEGETPWMFYHKELKKLMAPIVGASAAEVCPMNTLTVNLHLLMVSFYRPIAGRFKIIMEAGAFPSDQYAIESQVRFHGYDPATAIIEVAPRVGEYTLRTEDITDAIAENGDEIALVLFGGVNYFTGQWFDMEAITKAGHAAGAVVGFDLAHAAGNVPLQLHDWGVDFACWCSYKYQNSGPGGISGIFVHKKHFFDTTLNRFAGWWGYQEQQRFKMEKGFVPEAGADGWQVSCTQVMPMALYYASLQVFKKAGFITPLRNKSKTLTSYLFVVINEVNKVLGEEQYKIITPLTQADRGAQVSIIAKQKGKEVFEQLVANNVLGDWREPNVIRLSPVPLYNSYEDVFTTGTLLLDISKKLLK; encoded by the coding sequence ATGAATTTTGAAAACAATTTAGCATTCGCTCAGGCGTTGGATCTGGCTGATCCACTTCGCGATTTAAGACAAGATTTTTTATTTCCTCAGCAAAATGGTAAACCATTTATTTATCTATCTGGTAACTCTTTAGGTTTGCAACCTAAAGTGGCACGTAAGGTTTTAGATGAACAGTTAAACAACTGGCAGAATTTTGCTGTAGAGGGATGGTTTGAAGGTGAAACACCCTGGATGTTTTATCATAAGGAATTAAAAAAGTTGATGGCTCCTATAGTTGGCGCAAGTGCTGCTGAGGTGTGCCCGATGAATACATTAACAGTAAATCTTCATTTGTTGATGGTTAGCTTTTACAGGCCTATTGCAGGTCGGTTTAAGATCATTATGGAGGCCGGAGCTTTTCCCTCAGATCAATATGCTATAGAAAGTCAAGTTCGTTTTCATGGTTATGATCCGGCAACTGCAATTATTGAAGTGGCTCCAAGAGTAGGTGAGTATACATTAAGGACAGAAGATATAACGGATGCAATTGCCGAAAACGGCGATGAAATTGCATTGGTGTTGTTTGGAGGAGTAAATTATTTTACTGGTCAATGGTTCGATATGGAAGCGATAACGAAAGCTGGACATGCGGCAGGAGCTGTTGTGGGTTTTGACCTGGCGCATGCAGCTGGAAATGTCCCTTTGCAATTGCATGATTGGGGTGTTGATTTTGCATGTTGGTGTTCCTATAAATATCAGAATTCTGGACCGGGCGGTATAAGTGGTATTTTTGTACATAAAAAGCATTTTTTTGATACTACGTTGAACCGTTTTGCTGGCTGGTGGGGCTATCAGGAGCAGCAACGTTTTAAAATGGAAAAGGGGTTTGTACCCGAGGCTGGGGCGGATGGTTGGCAGGTAAGTTGCACGCAGGTAATGCCTATGGCATTGTATTATGCGTCCCTTCAGGTTTTTAAAAAAGCAGGATTCATTACTCCTTTAAGAAATAAAAGTAAAACTTTAACTAGTTATTTATTTGTTGTTATAAATGAAGTAAATAAAGTTTTAGGAGAAGAGCAATATAAAATCATTACGCCATTAACTCAGGCAGACCGTGGTGCTCAGGTTTCTATCATTGCAAAACAAAAAGGTAAAGAGGTTTTTGAACAGTTAGTCGCCAATAACGTGCTTGGTGATTGGAGGGAACCTAATGTAATCAGATTAAGCCCGGTTCCTTTGTACAACTCTTATGAAGATGTTTTTACAACAGGTACTTTGTTGCTTGATATTAGTAAAAAGTTGCTAAAATAG
- a CDS encoding bestrophin family ion channel, with protein sequence MINYNPKDWVTFIFHVHKADTIRTLWPLMISVAIFSGVIAFLELNYLKLAETVYVKNIGMMHNLLGFVISMLLVFRTNTSYDRWWEGRRLLGGLTNVSRNFAIKIKSLKLSSSDIEFFDYAIPKYAFALKEHLREKQYFGKNSLLIEVDAGKHIPNQVATSISSRIFELQANGKITNEQLMILNADVQQFTELCGGCERIKNTPIPYSYSAFIKKFIFIYVITLPFGWVFSLGYFVVPIVPFILYVLASLELIAEEIENPFGEDANDLPVDEICNNIEKHVGEILK encoded by the coding sequence ATGATAAACTATAATCCAAAAGATTGGGTAACTTTTATATTCCATGTACATAAAGCGGATACGATTCGTACTTTATGGCCATTGATGATTAGCGTAGCAATTTTTTCAGGTGTTATTGCTTTTTTAGAGCTGAACTATTTAAAGTTGGCCGAGACGGTTTATGTTAAAAATATTGGTATGATGCATAACCTACTGGGCTTTGTGATTTCTATGCTGTTGGTATTTAGAACCAACACATCGTATGACAGATGGTGGGAAGGTCGTAGACTTTTAGGAGGATTAACCAATGTGAGTCGTAATTTTGCCATCAAAATAAAATCATTAAAGCTAAGTTCAAGTGATATAGAGTTTTTTGATTATGCCATTCCTAAATATGCTTTTGCATTGAAAGAGCATTTAAGGGAGAAGCAATATTTTGGTAAAAACAGTCTTTTAATTGAAGTGGATGCAGGTAAGCATATTCCTAATCAGGTGGCAACGAGTATATCATCCAGAATTTTTGAATTGCAGGCTAATGGCAAAATCACCAACGAACAGCTCATGATATTGAATGCAGATGTGCAGCAGTTTACCGAACTATGTGGTGGTTGTGAGCGCATTAAAAATACACCAATTCCTTATTCTTATAGTGCCTTTATAAAGAAATTCATCTTTATTTATGTGATTACATTGCCTTTTGGCTGGGTGTTTAGTCTGGGGTATTTTGTGGTTCCTATCGTTCCTTTTATATTGTACGTGCTGGCTAGTTTAGAGCTGATCGCTGAAGAAATAGAAAATCCCTTTGGAGAAGACGCAAACGATTTGCCGGTTGACGAAATTTGCAACAATATAGAGAAGCATGTAGGGGAGATCTTGAAGTAA
- a CDS encoding histone deacetylase: MVKIAWHPLYAHPLPEGHRFPMIKYELIPGQLLHEGVITESNLFAPEPLEEDVVLLSHQKEYWEQLKDLTLPAKEQRRIGFPLNNQLVEREVRIAKGTVEAALYAKQYGIAFNVAGGTHHAGSNWGEGFCLLNDQAIAANYLLSKGLARRILIIDLDVHQGNGTAEIFNNEDRVFTFSMHGDKNFPFRKEVSSLDIALEDGIGDHSFLEKLDAALPGLLAHHPDFVFYLSGVDVLETDKLGKLALSKAGCKERDRMVLQFCKDNQLPVQVSMGGGYSPNIKDIVEAHCNTFKIGLDIFE, encoded by the coding sequence ATGGTTAAGATAGCATGGCATCCACTGTATGCACATCCTTTGCCTGAAGGGCATCGTTTTCCTATGATTAAGTACGAATTGATTCCAGGGCAGTTGTTGCATGAGGGAGTAATTACAGAAAGTAATCTATTTGCACCTGAGCCTCTGGAAGAAGATGTGGTTCTATTATCACATCAAAAGGAATACTGGGAGCAGTTAAAAGATTTGACATTGCCTGCAAAGGAGCAAAGAAGAATAGGATTTCCTTTGAATAACCAATTGGTTGAACGGGAAGTCAGGATAGCTAAAGGGACAGTTGAAGCAGCATTATATGCAAAACAATATGGTATAGCATTTAATGTAGCAGGTGGTACACATCATGCCGGCAGTAATTGGGGCGAAGGATTTTGTCTGTTAAATGATCAGGCTATTGCCGCAAACTATTTGCTTAGTAAGGGGTTGGCTAGACGTATATTAATTATAGATTTAGATGTTCATCAGGGAAATGGAACTGCTGAAATCTTTAATAATGAAGATAGGGTGTTTACCTTTTCAATGCATGGGGATAAGAATTTTCCATTCAGAAAGGAAGTTTCCAGCCTGGATATTGCATTGGAAGATGGTATAGGTGATCATTCGTTTTTAGAGAAATTGGATGCAGCGCTTCCTGGGCTATTGGCACATCATCCTGATTTTGTATTCTATCTGTCTGGAGTTGATGTATTGGAAACTGATAAGTTGGGAAAATTGGCTTTGAGTAAAGCGGGCTGTAAAGAAAGAGATAGGATGGTATTGCAGTTTTGCAAAGACAATCAATTGCCTGTTCAGGTAAGTATGGGTGGAGGTTATTCACCAAACATAAAGGATATTGTTGAAGCACATTGCAACACATTTAAAATTGGTTTAGATATTTTTGAATAA